TTCGACTGGCTAAATAGTCGTTAAAATCAATAGAACGGTATGCTGCTCCGCGATCCGTATGGATCATCGGATGTGCATCAGGTTCTATTTTAAATGCTCGTCTAAATACTTCAATTGCCGAAATTGCAGTTTCTGTAACGGAAATATTGTAACTCAATGCATAACGACCATACAGATCCAGAACTATATGCACTCGAGCCTTCTTTAACTTATCTACTCCATACAGAACTTCTGTAGTATCAGTTACCCAAACTTCATTTGGTCTTTGGCGATCAAATTGTCCGTCGAGTAGGTTATCATTTATATACTCCTCATGGCGTTTAACTCGATTATGTTTCTTTTTACGGATATTTGCTCTAATTCCATGTTTTCGCATACAGTTGGTTACTCGCTTTAACCCTACTTTAAAATTCAGTTTATTTTCAAAAGCCAGTTGTGTCGTCATACCTAAATAACCCAAAGTCCACTTATGTTTTTCTTCCAATTCTAGAATTGAACTAAGTAATTCTGCTTGTTCATTTTCGTGCTTGCTTGGCTTTCTGCGAACCCATTTGTAATAGGCGTCTCTAGTAATACCAGCGATTTGACACAAGCTAACGATTGACCAACCATATTCTTTATTTAGTTCTTTGATGGCTTGTTGTTTGAAGAATCGTTCGCCTCCCGATCGCGTATTTCCATCACTTTTTTTGCGTATGCTTCCTCCATTTCTTTACGGAGAAGTTGGGCCTTTAATAATCGATTCTCAGCCTTTAGCTGATCAATTTCTGTCCACTCTTTTTGTGTCTTGGCTTTGCCTCGACGATCACGAAGTGATTGTGGATCATTGCCACTTTTACGATACTTTTGATACCACCCATAAACTTGTTGATAACTAACGTTATATTTTTCTACGGCCCAGTTGTAATTGACATCGTGCTTGATCAACTCTTCGATTATCGATAATCGTTCTTCAAAAGTAGTTTTTCTTCCTAGCATAATTGAATCTCGCTTTCTTGGCGTATAAGCCTTTAGTTTTGATTCATTATACTGCATAATCCAATCTAGCAGTTGTGTTTTGGACTTTAGCCCATGCTTGATTGCGAATATTTCAAGCGACTCATCTGATTTTTGATACTGTTGGACCAAAAATACTTTAAATTCCTTTGAATATCTATGATTATTGTGAGTAGATCGTAAGCCATCAATGCCCTGATATTTATATAGATACCCCCAAGTTCTAATAGTTTTCTTGCCCACCGCATACTTTTTAGCTACCTCACTGATACTAGAACGATTTAGTTCATTTAGTATAGCTAATTTTTGTTCTGCACTGTATTTTGATTTCCTAGACATATAAAATACCCTCCAAATATAAGATGAAATTTCTATTTCATCTGTATACTTAGAGGGCATTATAACCACTGCCAGCAGACTTTTTTCTTATTCATCAGTCAATAAATAGCGGTAAAGGTTCAAGTCGAGATCTTTATATGGCGTCAATACGATCTTTAGACTTGGGTCTTTAGCTTGGGCTTTTTTAGCTGCTGTGATCGCGATCTTAGCGGCTAATTCATTTGGAAAGTTTGCCGCTCCAGTTCCTAGAGCACACAAAGCGATCGTT
This window of the Ligilactobacillus faecis genome carries:
- a CDS encoding IS3 family transposase, whose protein sequence is MCQIAGITRDAYYKWVRRKPSKHENEQAELLSSILELEEKHKWTLGYLGMTTQLAFENKLNFKVGLKRVTNCMRKHGIRANIRKKKHNRVKRHEEYINDNLLDGQFDRQRPNEVWVTDTTEVLYGVDKLKKARVHIVLDLYGRYALSYNISVTETAISAIEVFRRAFKIEPDAHPMIHTDRGAAYRSIDFNDYLASRNCIHSMSHPGHPWENSPMERWWNDFKLIWLAKRARPKTLEELEESVKESIEYFNTQRAYTSKNGLTAEKFRVQTA
- a CDS encoding helix-turn-helix domain-containing protein, with the translated sequence MSRKSKYSAEQKLAILNELNRSSISEVAKKYAVGKKTIRTWGYLYKYQGIDGLRSTHNNHRYSKEFKVFLVQQYQKSDESLEIFAIKHGLKSKTQLLDWIMQYNESKLKAYTPRKRDSIMLGRKTTFEERLSIIEELIKHDVNYNWAVEKYNVSYQQVYGWYQKYRKSGNDPQSLRDRRGKAKTQKEWTEIDQLKAENRLLKAQLLRKEMEEAYAKKVMEIRDREANDSSNNKPSKN